A single genomic interval of Drosophila virilis strain 15010-1051.87 chromosome 2, Dvir_AGI_RSII-ME, whole genome shotgun sequence harbors:
- the LOC6629700 gene encoding fork head domain-containing protein FD4, translated as MPRPSRESYGDQKPPYSYISLTAMAIWSSPEKMLPLSDIYKFITDRFPYYRKNTQRWQNSLRHNLSFNDCFIKVPRRPDRPGKGAYWALHPQAFDMFENGSLLRRRKRFKLHKNDKNLLNEELTALANINRFFFTARTGSNISQMPTLDVSNTTMNVESSVVLSHSSNRLSPSPAMAQHCPLPPGHSATLSQSRHNSLTNGENTHLTEITRRNQRSPANFELEGINSYRPKRLFTIESLITPDKPEQLSEDEDDDDDRTDIDVVECGSSYTKLTDYPRKSDECLPIAMPTRYEDQRQRPLPPLHTITASAHLPFLHYAAGVNVSGLSSSGIQSSGIPTMTYDLALAHPLLMMSAPIGNINSSYCNNFSIIPPSQTYRGPEAQNRVSSGMRTI; from the coding sequence ATGCCTAGGCCCTCACGTGAATCCTACGGTGATCAGAAGCCtccatattcatatatatcgCTGACAGCAATGGCTATTTGGAGCTCACCAGAAAAAATGTTACCGTTAagcgatatatataaattcataaCCGACAGGTTTCCATACTATCGAAAAAACACCCAACGATGGCAGAACTCACTGAGACACAATTTAAGTTTCAACGATTGTTTCATTAAAGTACCGCGACGGCCAGACAGACCCGGAAAGGGGGCCTATTGGGCTCTTCATCCACAAGCCTTCGACATGTTTGAGAATGGAAGTTTGTTACGACGAAGAAAGCGTTTCAAGTTACATAAGAATGATAAAAATTTACTCAATGAAGAGTTGACAGCACTAGCGAATATTAATCGATTTTTCTTCACCGCCCGAACTGGGAGTAATATTTCTCAAATGCCCACGCTGGACGTAAGCAATACAACTATGAATGTGGAGTCTTCCGTGGTTTTATCACACTCTTCAAATCGTTTATCACCATCACCAGCAATGGCACAACATTGCCCTTTGCCCCCTGGACATAGTGCAACATTATCACAATCTAGGCACAATTCTTTAACTAACGGCGAAAATACTCATTTGACCGAAATAACCAGGCGCAATCAGCGCTCGCCGGCAAATTTCGAACTTGAAGGCATCAATAGTTATCGACCAAAACGATTGTTTACAATAGAAAGCCTTATTACACCTGATAAGCCTGAGCAACTCTCAGAGGATGaagatgatgacgatgatcgCACTGACATCGATGTTGTGGAATGCGGAAGCTCTTACACTAAACTAACTGATTATCCACGAAAATCGGATGAATGTCTGCCAATAGCTATGCCCACTCGTTATGAGGATCAGCGTCAACGCCCACTACCTCCACTACATACAATAACAGCTTCTGCCCATCTACCATTCCTTCATTATGCCGCTGGTGTCAACGTATCTGGTCTAAGTTCTAGTGGCATACAGTCTTCAGGAATTCCCACAATGACGTATGATTTAGCTCTGGCCCATCCGCTTTTAATGATGTCAGCACCAATTGGAAATATAAACAGCAGTTATTGTAATAATTTCTCAATTATACCACCGTCACAAACATACCGAGGTCCGGAAGCTCAAAATAGAGTAAGCTCTGGTATGCGaacgatataa